A region from the Azospirillaceae bacterium genome encodes:
- the modC gene encoding molybdenum ABC transporter ATP-binding protein codes for MPESRTPSLELDVALRQGAFDLQAQVTAGPGLTVLFGQSGSGKSTLIDLVAGLRRPDRGRIVMGGVPLVDTSAGLWLPPHRRRVGYVFQEARLLPHLTVRQNLLYGRWFARRHLTADAPTLEGVADLLGIAPLLARRPAALSGGEKARVALGRALLAAPRILLMDEPLAALDERRKAEILPYLERLRDQVGLPILYVTHAVAEVARLATTVVMVDQGRVRAIGTPAALWSRPDLMDMTGGAEAGALLDAVVGQTTVDGLARLSTAAGEILVPHLPPHLKPGMPTRLRLPARDVLLSDRPPQGLSALNILSGIATEVREEADGTRTVRLECLGTPVLARLTRTSTQALDIAPGRPLWAIVKAVALDQGA; via the coding sequence ATGCCCGAGTCGCGGACGCCGTCGCTGGAACTGGACGTCGCCCTGCGCCAGGGCGCCTTCGATCTGCAGGCCCAGGTGACGGCGGGGCCGGGCCTGACCGTGCTGTTCGGCCAGTCGGGATCGGGCAAAAGCACCCTGATCGATCTGGTGGCGGGCCTGCGCCGGCCGGACCGGGGCCGCATCGTCATGGGCGGCGTACCGCTGGTGGACACGAGTGCCGGCCTGTGGCTGCCGCCCCACCGGCGGCGGGTGGGCTACGTGTTCCAGGAGGCGCGGCTGCTGCCCCATCTGACGGTGCGGCAGAACCTGCTGTACGGCCGCTGGTTCGCCCGTCGTCACCTGACAGCGGATGCCCCCACGCTGGAGGGTGTGGCCGACCTGCTGGGCATCGCCCCCCTGCTGGCGCGGCGCCCCGCCGCCCTGTCGGGGGGTGAGAAGGCGCGCGTGGCCCTGGGCCGCGCCCTGCTGGCGGCCCCGCGCATCCTGCTGATGGATGAGCCGCTGGCGGCATTGGACGAACGCCGCAAGGCGGAGATCCTGCCCTATCTGGAACGCCTGCGCGACCAGGTGGGCCTGCCCATCCTGTACGTCACCCACGCGGTGGCCGAGGTGGCGCGGCTGGCCACCACCGTGGTGATGGTGGACCAGGGCCGCGTGCGGGCCATCGGCACGCCGGCGGCCCTGTGGTCGCGGCCCGACCTGATGGACATGACGGGCGGGGCCGAGGCCGGCGCCCTGCTGGACGCGGTGGTGGGCCAGACGACGGTGGACGGCCTGGCCCGCCTGTCGACGGCGGCGGGGGAGATCCTGGTGCCCCACCTGCCACCCCACCTGAAACCCGGCATGCCCACCCGCCTGCGCCTTCCGGCGCGCGACGTGCTGCTGTCCGACCGGCCGCCGCAGGGCCTGTCCGCCCTGAACATCCTGTCCGGCATCGCGACCGAGGTGCGGGAGGAGGCGGACGGCACCCGCACCGTGCGGCTGGAATGCCTGGGCACGCCCGTGCTGGCCCGCCTGACCCGCACCAGCACCCAGGCCCTGGACATCGCGCCCGGCCGGCCGCTGTGGGCCATCGTCAAGGCCGTGGCCCTGGACCAGGGTGCTTAA
- the modB gene encoding molybdate ABC transporter permease subunit produces MNDLFLGFGPDELAAIHLSLKVGLWATAAALPPGIAVALLLARGRFWGRDLLNGLVHLPLILPPVVTGYALLLLMGRQGWLGKPLSHLGIVFAFNWTGAALAAGVMGFPLMVRAIRLSIEAVDAKLEQAAGTLGAPPLWVFATVTLPLMLPGVLAGAVLAFAKALGEFGATITFVSNIPGRTQTLSGAIYAYTQSPGGDAGALRLVAVSVALSLVALLLSEALARMVSRRITGLS; encoded by the coding sequence ATGAATGATCTTTTCCTTGGGTTCGGCCCTGATGAGTTGGCGGCCATCCACCTCAGCCTGAAGGTGGGGCTGTGGGCCACGGCGGCGGCATTGCCGCCCGGCATCGCCGTGGCCTTGCTGCTGGCCCGCGGCCGCTTCTGGGGCCGCGACCTGCTGAACGGGCTGGTGCACCTGCCCCTGATCCTGCCGCCGGTGGTGACGGGATACGCCCTGCTGTTGCTGATGGGGCGGCAAGGCTGGCTGGGCAAGCCGCTGTCCCACCTGGGCATCGTCTTCGCCTTCAACTGGACGGGGGCGGCGCTGGCCGCCGGCGTCATGGGCTTTCCCCTGATGGTGCGGGCCATCCGCCTGTCCATCGAGGCGGTGGACGCCAAGCTGGAACAGGCGGCGGGCACCCTGGGCGCCCCGCCCCTGTGGGTGTTCGCCACCGTTACCCTGCCCCTGATGCTGCCCGGCGTGCTGGCGGGGGCGGTGCTGGCCTTCGCCAAGGCGTTGGGGGAGTTCGGCGCCACCATCACCTTCGTCTCCAACATCCCCGGCCGCACCCAGACGCTGTCGGGCGCCATCTACGCCTATACCCAGTCGCCGGGCGGCGACGCCGGCGCCCTGCGGCTGGTGGCGGTGTCGGTCGCCCTGTCGCTGGTGGCACTGCTGCTGTCGGAAGCCTTGGCCCGCATGGTCAGCCGGCGCATTACGGGGCTGTCGTGA
- the modA gene encoding molybdate ABC transporter substrate-binding protein, with protein MLGRSAAIAAMLSIVGLGMGATGARAQGTGPLVFAAASLKNAMDAANTAYAADGGAKGTVTYAASSALAKQIEAGAPADIFISADEDWMDYLAGKGLIQPATRRDLLGNDLVLVAAADSKTTVEIKPGFALDQALDAAQKGGRLAVGDPAAVPAGKYAKAALTTLGVWDKVQDRLAPAENVRAALALVARGEAPLGIVYKTDAVAEPGVRIIATFPDDSHAPILYPIALAKDATNAQSKALLDFLASPKARPLFEAQGFTVLSGK; from the coding sequence ATGCTTGGGCGCTCCGCCGCCATTGCGGCCATGCTGTCCATCGTGGGGCTGGGCATGGGTGCCACCGGCGCGCGGGCGCAGGGCACCGGCCCGTTGGTTTTCGCCGCCGCCAGCCTGAAGAACGCCATGGACGCGGCCAACACCGCCTATGCCGCCGACGGTGGCGCCAAGGGCACCGTGACCTACGCCGCCAGTTCCGCCCTGGCCAAACAGATCGAGGCCGGCGCCCCCGCCGACATCTTCATCTCCGCCGATGAGGACTGGATGGATTATCTGGCCGGCAAGGGCCTGATCCAGCCGGCCACGCGCCGCGACCTGCTGGGCAACGACCTGGTGCTGGTGGCCGCCGCCGATTCGAAGACCACCGTGGAGATCAAGCCGGGCTTCGCCCTGGACCAGGCGCTGGACGCGGCGCAGAAGGGCGGTCGCCTGGCGGTGGGCGACCCCGCCGCCGTGCCCGCCGGCAAATACGCCAAGGCCGCGCTGACCACGCTGGGCGTGTGGGACAAGGTGCAGGACCGCCTGGCCCCGGCGGAGAACGTGCGCGCAGCACTGGCCCTGGTGGCGCGGGGCGAGGCGCCGCTGGGCATCGTCTACAAGACCGACGCGGTGGCGGAACCGGGCGTGCGCATCATCGCCACCTTCCCCGACGACAGCCACGCCCCCATCCTCTACCCCATCGCCCTGGCCAAGGACGCCACCAACGCCCAGTCCAAGGCGCTGCTGGACTTCCTGGCCAGTCCCAAGGCGCGCCCCCTGTTCGAGGCGCAGGGTTTCACCGTACTGTCGGGGAAATGA
- a CDS encoding glutathione peroxidase: MATLYDHTVRDAAGASVALGDYRGKVLLVVNVASKCGFTPQYKGLEALYRKYKDQGLVILGFPCNQFGKQEPGDAEEIRNFCSLTYDVTFPVLAKVEVNGAGADPFYEDIKGRARGFLGSKSIKWNFTKFLVGKDGRVKRYGPTAKPEKLEKVIRAALAA, from the coding sequence ATGGCGACGCTTTACGATCACACCGTGCGGGACGCGGCCGGTGCCTCGGTGGCGCTGGGCGATTATCGCGGCAAGGTGCTGCTGGTGGTCAACGTCGCCAGCAAGTGCGGCTTCACCCCGCAGTACAAGGGGCTTGAGGCGCTGTACCGCAAGTACAAGGACCAGGGCCTGGTCATCCTGGGCTTCCCCTGCAACCAGTTCGGCAAGCAGGAACCGGGTGACGCGGAGGAAATCCGCAATTTCTGTTCCCTGACCTACGACGTGACCTTTCCCGTCCTGGCGAAGGTCGAGGTCAACGGCGCCGGTGCCGACCCGTTCTATGAGGACATCAAGGGCCGGGCGCGGGGCTTCCTGGGCAGCAAGTCCATCAAGTGGAACTTCACCAAGTTCCTGGTGGGCAAGGATGGCCGCGTTAAGCGCTATGGCCCCACCGCGAAGCCGGAAAAGCTGGAAAAGGTGATTCGGGCTGCGCTGGCCGCCTGA
- a CDS encoding GNAT family protein → MTEEIGTAIIVPDLEDGVVLLRPLRDEDAVTREALGRDPEIHRLMGWDGSGGNPPFTAEDAAEWMEQQRKSPHCWAITLATSPDRLLGSVRLMGVNDDLAPGRRTGNLGIGLLDPAALDRGLGMRAMRLILAHAFGPLGLHRVGLRVLAFNARGIHCYEKLGFQVEGREREAYSLLGLWHDNLVMGLLAPEYFARKGQAD, encoded by the coding sequence ATGACGGAAGAGATCGGGACGGCGATCATCGTACCAGACCTGGAGGACGGCGTGGTGCTGCTGCGCCCCTTGCGGGACGAGGATGCGGTCACCCGTGAGGCCCTGGGCCGCGATCCGGAAATCCATCGCCTGATGGGTTGGGACGGCAGCGGCGGCAACCCGCCCTTCACGGCGGAGGACGCCGCCGAATGGATGGAACAGCAGCGGAAATCACCGCATTGCTGGGCCATCACCCTGGCCACGTCGCCGGACCGCCTGCTGGGATCGGTGCGGCTGATGGGGGTGAACGACGATCTGGCACCGGGCCGGCGCACCGGCAACCTGGGCATCGGCCTGCTGGACCCGGCCGCGTTGGACCGGGGCCTGGGCATGCGGGCCATGCGCCTGATCCTGGCCCATGCCTTCGGGCCGCTGGGCCTGCACCGGGTGGGCCTGCGCGTCCTGGCGTTCAACGCCCGTGGCATCCATTGTTATGAAAAGCTCGGCTTCCAGGTCGAGGGGCGGGAACGCGAAGCCTATTCCCTGCTGGGCCTATGGCACGACAATCTGGTCATGGGCCTGCTGGCGCCGGAGTATTTCGCCCGGAAGGGCCAAGCCGATTGA
- a CDS encoding TIGR00366 family protein, with protein MAINKMTDSAAAAGDSGFLARSAVAFTRWAEKWFPDAFVFVVLGVIVVAVADLAMGAPAGAIATGFGDGFWSLIPFTIQMSMVVITGYVVASSPPVLRLIEWLARVPASGRGAVAFTAFVSMAASYLNYALSLVLGALLVRALARRRDIRVDYRAAGAAAYLGLGATWALGLSSSAAMLQANPASLPKAVADITGIIPLSQTIFLWQSMLMSLVILLASIAIAYYSAPTDALARTAADLGVDVSEVETGTDKTAGRPGDWLEITPILPLVIVVLGAGFLVHEFQTKPAMGVISNLNTYNFFFIMLGLLLHGRIRGFLNAVSKAVPSTAGVLVQFPFYGAIAALLTQVTGSDGQSVSHHIAHLFVSLANGGTFPVVIGIYSAILGFLVPSGGGKWIIEAPYVMQAAIDVKAHMGWAVQVYNAAEALPNLINPFWMLPLLGVLGLKAKDIVGYSFTQLLFHLPLVLFLLWLLAPAA; from the coding sequence ATGGCAATCAATAAGATGACGGACAGCGCCGCCGCGGCCGGTGACAGCGGGTTCCTGGCCCGCAGCGCCGTGGCCTTCACCCGCTGGGCTGAGAAGTGGTTCCCCGACGCCTTCGTCTTCGTGGTGCTGGGCGTCATCGTGGTGGCGGTGGCGGACCTGGCCATGGGCGCGCCGGCGGGTGCCATCGCCACCGGATTCGGCGATGGCTTCTGGTCGCTGATCCCCTTCACCATCCAGATGTCCATGGTGGTCATCACCGGCTATGTCGTCGCCAGTTCGCCGCCGGTGCTGCGGCTGATCGAATGGCTGGCGCGCGTGCCGGCCAGCGGGCGGGGGGCCGTGGCCTTCACCGCCTTCGTCAGCATGGCGGCCTCATACCTCAATTACGCCCTCAGCCTGGTGCTGGGCGCCCTGCTGGTACGGGCGCTGGCCCGGCGCCGGGATATCCGCGTCGATTATCGCGCCGCCGGCGCCGCGGCCTATCTGGGCCTTGGCGCCACCTGGGCCCTGGGCCTCAGCTCATCCGCCGCCATGCTGCAGGCCAACCCCGCCAGCCTGCCCAAGGCGGTGGCCGACATCACCGGAATCATCCCGTTGAGCCAGACCATCTTCCTGTGGCAGTCGATGCTGATGAGCCTGGTCATCCTGCTGGCCTCCATTGCCATCGCCTATTATTCCGCCCCGACCGACGCGCTGGCCCGCACGGCGGCCGACCTGGGCGTGGACGTCAGCGAGGTGGAAACCGGTACGGACAAGACGGCCGGCCGGCCGGGCGACTGGCTGGAGATCACGCCCATCCTGCCCCTGGTCATCGTGGTGCTGGGCGCCGGCTTCCTGGTGCATGAGTTCCAGACCAAGCCCGCCATGGGCGTCATCTCCAACCTCAACACCTATAACTTCTTCTTCATCATGCTGGGCCTGCTGCTGCACGGGCGCATCCGGGGTTTCCTGAACGCCGTGTCCAAGGCCGTGCCCAGCACCGCCGGCGTGCTGGTGCAGTTCCCCTTCTACGGCGCCATCGCCGCCCTGCTGACCCAGGTGACGGGATCGGATGGGCAATCGGTGTCCCATCACATCGCCCACCTGTTCGTCAGCTTGGCCAACGGCGGCACCTTCCCGGTGGTGATCGGCATCTATTCCGCCATCCTGGGCTTCCTGGTGCCGTCGGGCGGCGGCAAGTGGATCATCGAGGCGCCTTACGTCATGCAGGCCGCCATCGACGTGAAGGCTCACATGGGCTGGGCGGTGCAGGTCTACAACGCGGCCGAGGCCCTGCCCAACCTGATCAACCCGTTCTGGATGCTGCCCCTGCTGGGCGTGCTGGGCCTGAAGGCCAAGGACATCGTGGGCTACAGCTTCACCCAACTGCTGTTCCACCTGCCGCTGGTGCTGTTCCTGCTATGGCTGCTGGCCCCGGCCGCCTGA
- a CDS encoding RDD family protein — protein MTIIDATTPAEAIPEGVPAGWTYGGFGRRAVAAITDSLILFVASLALAVIFGYPILPSAEPGASIVTTATIVNSLLYLAYHTAFVASALRATPGKYIMDLVVAQPDGGRVTPATAFARILVQQLISLPMALVQSQAKTAPLAYLTVALLVCCLALVNYLMVAFTPQKTAGHDRICGTRVFHRVNASA, from the coding sequence ATGACCATCATAGATGCCACCACCCCCGCTGAGGCCATTCCTGAAGGTGTCCCGGCCGGATGGACCTATGGCGGTTTTGGGCGGCGGGCGGTTGCCGCCATAACCGATAGCCTGATCCTGTTCGTGGCGTCCCTGGCCCTGGCGGTCATCTTCGGATATCCGATCCTGCCGTCGGCGGAACCCGGCGCGTCGATCGTGACCACGGCCACCATCGTCAACAGCCTGCTGTATCTGGCTTACCACACCGCCTTCGTGGCCAGCGCCCTGCGGGCCACGCCCGGCAAATACATCATGGACCTGGTGGTCGCCCAGCCTGACGGCGGGCGGGTAACGCCGGCCACGGCCTTTGCCCGCATCCTGGTGCAGCAACTGATTTCGCTGCCCATGGCCCTGGTGCAATCCCAAGCCAAGACCGCGCCCTTGGCTTACCTGACGGTGGCGCTCCTGGTCTGCTGCCTGGCACTGGTCAATTACCTGATGGTGGCTTTCACGCCCCAGAAGACGGCGGGCCATGACCGTATCTGCGGCACACGTGTCTTCCATCGCGTGAACGCCAGCGCCTAG
- a CDS encoding retropepsin-like aspartic protease — protein MSAEWVRQAAGCLLMIVGLGAAVAAHAEEAPKCRMTALGHLDLTLDGNRPLLDASINGEKVHFLLDTGAFMGQITKPAAERLKLTRALVPYVHAEGVGGRVPLYVTHIESMTLGDWQAQNIPFVVFTDHDLGSPDTVELIGEDFLSRFDLDIDIAHNRLTLYRASNCDNAPLAVWDGGYGEAEMGRSMQGDPKIWLTVKLNGVDVRAVLDTGATHSVVTKSAAERAGITSQSAGVSQSGLSSGIGDNQVQDYIGTFDSFALGDEEIKHVRLRFGDLFEGWVPGEPEMLLGIDFLRAHRVLVSHSQHKIYFSYVGGPVFQTRGQRRPRDVEPAPPAEGDASGKAASP, from the coding sequence TTGAGTGCCGAATGGGTCCGGCAGGCCGCCGGCTGCCTGCTGATGATTGTGGGGCTGGGGGCGGCGGTGGCGGCGCACGCGGAGGAGGCCCCCAAATGCCGGATGACGGCGCTGGGCCATCTGGACCTTACCCTCGACGGCAATCGACCGCTGCTGGACGCAAGCATCAACGGTGAAAAGGTCCACTTCCTGTTGGACACGGGCGCCTTCATGGGACAAATCACCAAGCCTGCGGCTGAACGCTTGAAACTAACCCGCGCCCTCGTGCCCTACGTTCATGCGGAGGGGGTTGGCGGTCGTGTGCCCCTGTACGTCACGCACATCGAATCGATGACGCTGGGCGACTGGCAGGCCCAGAACATCCCCTTTGTGGTTTTCACCGACCACGACCTGGGATCGCCGGATACCGTGGAGCTGATCGGCGAGGATTTCCTGTCCAGGTTCGACCTGGACATCGACATCGCCCACAATCGCCTGACGCTGTATCGCGCCAGCAATTGCGACAACGCCCCCCTGGCCGTCTGGGATGGCGGGTACGGCGAGGCGGAGATGGGCAGATCGATGCAGGGCGACCCCAAGATCTGGCTGACCGTGAAACTGAACGGTGTCGACGTGCGGGCCGTCCTGGATACAGGGGCAACCCATTCGGTCGTGACGAAAAGCGCCGCCGAACGCGCCGGCATCACTTCGCAGAGCGCCGGCGTCAGCCAAAGCGGGCTTTCCAGCGGCATCGGCGACAACCAGGTGCAGGACTACATCGGCACCTTCGACAGCTTCGCCCTGGGGGACGAAGAGATCAAACACGTACGTCTGCGTTTCGGCGACCTGTTCGAGGGCTGGGTGCCAGGGGAACCGGAAATGCTGCTGGGCATCGATTTCCTGCGGGCCCATCGCGTACTGGTGTCCCATAGCCAGCACAAAATCTATTTCAGCTACGTCGGCGGCCCCGTCTTCCAGACCAGGGGACAACGCCGACCCCGCGACGTGGAACCGGCGCCACCAGCCGAAGGGGACGCATCCGGCAAGGCCGCCAGCCCCTAA
- a CDS encoding retroviral-like aspartic protease family protein, which yields MTILALTAAGGGRAGEAAKCKLGKLGTLNLTMDGNMPLLDATVNDQKVYLLMDTGAALSLITKPATDRLQLTRHAVPFASVEGVGGRAQLYVARVKELKLGEWTARNIDMPVSSNHDIGAPDIAGILGENFLSQFDLDIDIAHNSVVLLKAMDCDDDTPLVLWQGNYADADIGRSQQGNPKIWLTVKLNGQDVHAILDTGAYTSVLTQRAAERAGIKPDSPGVTRSGGSQGIGDNEVQDYVGVFDSFELGDEQIKHVRLRFGDLFEHRGYNVPEMLLGLDFLRAHRVMVAHSQRKIYFTYLGGPVFQVTGPRLRRVTEDPTPAPPEGTTEGAADDRGTRPEDEHKP from the coding sequence TTGACGATCCTGGCACTGACGGCAGCGGGGGGCGGGCGGGCGGGTGAAGCGGCCAAATGCAAACTGGGAAAGCTGGGCACGCTCAACCTCACGATGGACGGCAACATGCCGCTGCTGGACGCCACCGTGAATGATCAGAAGGTCTATCTGCTGATGGACACGGGCGCGGCCTTGAGCTTGATCACCAAGCCTGCCACGGACCGGTTGCAGTTGACCCGCCACGCCGTTCCCTTCGCCTCGGTGGAAGGGGTCGGGGGACGTGCCCAATTATACGTGGCCCGCGTCAAGGAACTGAAGCTGGGTGAATGGACAGCCCGGAACATCGACATGCCCGTCTCCAGCAACCATGACATCGGCGCGCCCGACATCGCCGGGATTCTGGGTGAGAATTTCCTGTCCCAGTTCGACCTGGACATAGACATCGCCCACAACAGCGTGGTGCTGCTGAAGGCGATGGACTGCGATGACGACACGCCCCTGGTGCTGTGGCAGGGCAATTACGCCGATGCCGACATCGGCCGGTCGCAACAGGGCAATCCCAAGATCTGGCTGACCGTGAAGCTGAACGGGCAGGACGTGCATGCCATCCTGGACACCGGGGCCTACACCTCCGTCCTGACGCAGCGCGCGGCCGAGCGCGCCGGCATCAAGCCCGACAGTCCGGGCGTGACCCGCAGCGGCGGTTCCCAAGGCATCGGCGACAACGAAGTGCAGGACTACGTCGGCGTGTTCGACAGTTTCGAATTGGGGGATGAACAGATCAAGCATGTGCGCTTGCGCTTCGGCGACCTGTTCGAGCACCGGGGATACAACGTGCCGGAGATGCTGCTGGGCCTGGACTTCCTGCGGGCCCATCGCGTGATGGTGGCCCACAGCCAGCGCAAAATCTATTTCACCTATCTGGGCGGCCCCGTCTTCCAGGTCACCGGCCCGCGCCTGCGCCGCGTTACCGAGGACCCGACGCCCGCGCCACCGGAGGGGACGACAGAAGGGGCAGCGGACGATCGTGGAACGCGGCCGGAAGATGAGCATAAGCCGTGA
- a CDS encoding Crp/Fnr family transcriptional regulator, with translation MDKRAAAQVLEGRGWLAEQPADLRAEILARGRLRGYADGQAVYRGGDAPDGLYALVTGRMRLATVQEDGREVVILHAGPGHWFGEVSMVDGLPRSQTAVAKGDSLVLHLPAQAFAAIVEADPRRWANFAGILSRHLRQATHYLGEVLAQPTPRRTARLLALLCRLEDAGGGPCLLPLSQEDLAGMLGLSRQTTNRALARLEKAGLLRRGYGGITVLEPASLDRFAD, from the coding sequence ATGGACAAGCGCGCCGCCGCCCAGGTGCTGGAAGGTCGGGGATGGCTGGCGGAGCAGCCGGCCGACCTGCGCGCCGAGATCCTGGCGCGCGGGCGCCTGCGCGGCTACGCCGACGGCCAGGCGGTCTACCGGGGCGGCGACGCGCCGGACGGGCTGTATGCCCTGGTGACGGGGCGCATGCGCCTGGCCACGGTGCAGGAGGATGGGCGCGAGGTGGTGATCCTGCACGCCGGGCCCGGCCATTGGTTCGGCGAGGTGTCGATGGTGGATGGCCTGCCCCGGAGCCAGACGGCGGTGGCCAAAGGCGACAGCCTGGTGCTGCACCTGCCGGCCCAGGCTTTCGCCGCCATCGTCGAGGCCGATCCCCGCCGCTGGGCCAACTTCGCCGGCATCCTCAGCCGCCACCTGCGCCAGGCAACCCACTATCTGGGTGAGGTGCTGGCCCAACCCACGCCCCGCCGCACCGCCCGCCTGCTGGCCCTGCTATGCCGGCTGGAGGATGCGGGCGGGGGGCCTTGTCTGCTGCCCCTGTCCCAGGAGGATCTGGCCGGGATGTTGGGGCTCAGCCGGCAGACCACCAACCGCGCGTTGGCGCGACTGGAGAAGGCGGGCCTGCTGCGCCGGGGTTACGGCGGCATCACGGTGCTGGAGCCGGCCAGTTTGGACCGGTTTGCGGATTGA
- a CDS encoding ankyrin repeat domain-containing protein: protein MRRLWVLVVLLLPLSVAAAGRAAADATGPSFDCAKAVGPIEKRICADPDLAAHDRKLAETYQHLLDISGPRHDRFVASQRSWLHQRAVICLGSGADTPAVCLTRQYEERTAELDQWAREIRDERQAIYIDRQIIATTFPLMGDAPMDAERILRTYDTAQGRIGLAMVLRLASANPGAHDAEVRKLLHDSAEEIAQDETFSYLRAAAENYKGDVAGLVPFATLIGSNIELSCKLLKRYPDLMESIDTQLYSAEQRYSPFASCDEPGFPDSVRQFRKMVMAFDGGYFDHCAGMGYMGRIFARATNTNALEIQLTPQYLLKKIQARPEEQQEKWLLAQVAVPLESWSYLSVWNRMQFQRVRGQFLAALQDLAAYYQHAFGLSQKDAHLAAYVNLMSDYRWTINGGAPAINVAIMDADAKPSLAEMLAAGEPAEVKGEPLLSLAVVRPSAIATLLAAHTPVDGVSPIGKTPLMTAAQFNSLDAIQQLLKAGAAINRQTLAPGEIEDNSAIPDSGAIEGCATYNITHGQRTALMYAAANAGLPIIQALLAAGADTHLKDSQGATALDYLEGRGPVPANPILVSADLETARRLLAK, encoded by the coding sequence ATGCGTCGCCTGTGGGTTCTCGTCGTACTGCTGTTGCCCCTGTCCGTCGCGGCCGCCGGACGGGCGGCGGCGGACGCCACCGGCCCCAGCTTCGACTGCGCCAAGGCGGTCGGCCCGATTGAAAAGCGCATCTGCGCCGACCCCGACTTGGCAGCCCATGACCGGAAACTGGCCGAGACTTACCAGCACCTGCTGGACATCAGCGGCCCGCGACACGACCGTTTCGTCGCCAGCCAGAGGAGCTGGCTGCATCAACGGGCGGTCATCTGCCTGGGATCGGGGGCAGACACCCCGGCCGTCTGCCTGACCAGGCAATATGAGGAGCGCACCGCCGAGTTGGACCAATGGGCGCGGGAAATTCGCGACGAAAGACAAGCGATTTACATCGATCGGCAGATCATCGCGACCACCTTCCCCCTCATGGGCGACGCGCCGATGGATGCCGAAAGAATACTGCGCACTTACGATACCGCCCAAGGGAGAATCGGCCTGGCCATGGTGCTGCGGCTGGCATCGGCCAACCCCGGCGCCCATGACGCCGAAGTGCGCAAACTGCTCCACGACAGCGCCGAGGAGATCGCACAGGATGAAACGTTTTCGTACCTGCGCGCGGCAGCGGAAAACTACAAAGGTGATGTCGCCGGCCTGGTTCCGTTCGCCACCCTTATCGGCAGCAATATCGAACTCTCCTGCAAGCTGCTGAAACGATATCCCGACTTGATGGAAAGCATCGATACACAGCTGTACAGCGCTGAGCAGCGATACTCACCCTTCGCCTCTTGTGATGAGCCCGGGTTTCCTGACAGCGTCCGGCAGTTTAGGAAAATGGTGATGGCATTTGATGGCGGTTATTTCGATCACTGTGCCGGCATGGGTTACATGGGCAGGATTTTTGCCCGAGCGACCAATACCAACGCCCTGGAGATACAACTCACGCCACAATATTTACTAAAAAAGATCCAAGCCCGACCGGAGGAGCAGCAGGAGAAGTGGCTGTTGGCACAAGTGGCAGTGCCACTCGAGAGTTGGTCTTATTTGAGCGTATGGAATCGAATGCAATTCCAGCGGGTTCGGGGCCAGTTCCTGGCCGCCCTTCAAGACTTGGCAGCTTACTATCAACACGCCTTCGGCCTATCCCAAAAGGACGCGCACCTAGCCGCCTACGTTAATCTGATGTCGGACTACAGATGGACCATCAATGGCGGCGCGCCCGCCATCAACGTGGCGATCATGGATGCCGACGCCAAACCGTCGCTGGCCGAGATGCTGGCGGCAGGCGAGCCGGCGGAAGTAAAGGGTGAGCCACTGCTGTCGCTGGCGGTGGTGCGGCCATCGGCCATCGCCACTCTGCTGGCCGCCCACACGCCGGTGGATGGCGTGAGCCCCATCGGCAAGACGCCATTGATGACGGCGGCCCAGTTCAACAGTTTGGATGCCATCCAGCAGTTGCTAAAGGCCGGCGCCGCCATAAACAGGCAAACCTTGGCACCCGGGGAGATCGAGGATAACAGCGCCATCCCGGACAGCGGCGCCATCGAAGGGTGCGCCACCTACAACATCACCCATGGCCAGCGCACCGCGCTGATGTACGCGGCGGCCAATGCAGGGCTACCGATCATCCAGGCCCTGTTGGCCGCCGGCGCCGACACACACCTGAAGGACAGCCAGGGCGCCACCGCGCTGGACTACCTGGAAGGGCGCGGTCCCGTGCCGGCCAACCCCATCCTGGTAAGTGCCGACCTGGAAACGGCCCGCCGCCTGCTGGCCAAATAG